TTCATATTGCCTCTTCCACTTCAAAGCAGTTTCATCCGTAGCATTCACCCAACTCAAATCGGCGTAAGCATAAGTGTGCTGAAGTGCTTGCTCGTAGTCTTTCCTCCCTTCACAAGCTTCTGCACGAAGTAAATGGGAGAATGCCCAATAAGCAAACAAAGGAAAATTGGGTTTCTTCGAATTGTCTTTGTTCACATGGTATCGCTGCTGCTCCAGTTTGTATTGAATTTTAGCCTTGTCTCCCATAGCTTTAGCGAATAGTTCTAATTTATCCCATTTTCGTAACGAACGGTATGTATTCGCCAAATCTTTTAACGCCTCTAACTGATCTATCTCATCTAACCGTTCAACGTAAGGCTCAAATTGAACAGCCGCATCATAGTTTTTCTCTTGATCGTCTCCAATACGAATCGTAAACAATCGATACTGGCAAACTGCAAAATTATCCGAATGTTGATTCTTCTCGCTTACTGCTACATTTTCGTACAGGAACGCCGCTGCTTCATTGTAACCGTCTTTGTATACATTTTCAGCAACTTCAAAGAGCGATGGCAAATATTTAGGATTATCCAACAGCAGAAATACAACGCGCTGCAAGCAATCAAGTCGGTCAAGCTCTACGCATCGGTACAAAAAAGGACTAATTCTTCGCCAGTTCAGCGGTTCTTCCTTAATACATTCTTCAATGAAACGTTCATAAAGATAGTCTGGCGGTAATTCCATCCCGGTAGTTATGCGATCCAATTGGTTAACGGATAAAACACGATTTCCAGTAACAATACTGCTAACCGTACCTACATTTAAACCAACGATGTGTCCAAACTCGGTCATGCTCAAACCCTTATGTTTTAGATATTGTTCCAATTCTGCTCTAATCGTAAGTGTGATTTTCATGAATAAACCACCCTTTCAACGTAGACTCGCCATATGTAGTTGAATAAATCAATTTATCACCCATAATTGTACCATCTTTTGGAACAAAGCTATATACCTTTCAGTTATTTACTTTAGATACCTTCTCGGGGCTATAGGCTCTTCCATTTTTTCAAACTGAAACATTTTTCCAATATAGATCGTCTATAAAGCAAATAGGCAAAATTCAGAAAGAGGGTAGCTCTTATTATGCGGAAAAGTAGAATCTTATTTTTGACTATCGTGCTGTTGTTAATAACTACTTACAGCTCTATCGCAGAAAAAGAAGTTATTGCTCAAAGCGCAAAGGAACAGGAGACGCTTATCGTTTATAAACTACAAAAGGACACCACTCTGCAACAGCTGACTAAAAAAGATGTACTTGCTACATTCAAGGATAAAACTGACACCAAGATTTTTATCAATGCAATGAATACATCAGAAAAAATATCAGGTATTGTTAATACAGCTTCTCCAAATTACGAGCTTACTTTCCACAAGGATGAAACTGAAGAGTCTTATTATTTATGGATTAACTCTAACGATTCGACCAGCAATGCTATGTATATAAATAAGAAAGATCCCCATACTGCATATAAATTATCAGTCAACTCCACAAATTCAATAAAAAAATTACTCATGAAAACTAAAAATTAACTAAAAAGACCTGTTCTTTGGTTTTATTCAAAAAACAGGTCTTTTTTTGATTTTATTTTAATCCATATTTTTCCAACACAGATTCTCTAAATTGTTCTTTGGAGTCTTGTTTATCCACCGAAGAACTGGGAGATTGAGATGATGACTCAATAGCAAACTTGCCAAGATCCATATTGATCACACTATACTGCCCTTGTGTATTTTTTTTGAGAAAAATAATACTTTTTTCATTTTGCTTCAACTCAGTATAATCCTCATAGGCTATTTTTTTCTTGCCTCCAGCATCATCAATATAAGAAATCGGTTCCACGATAGACAGAGGCTCTTCTACGTTTAATGCTGTGCCTTCGGGTGATTTAATTACTTTATCAATTTTTATATTCGTAAGTGTATAAAAGTCTTGTATCGTACCATCATCAAAGCTTGTAACGATATGTTGTCGATTATCAAACCCCTGCAAAGGAGTCCCTATCACAATAAGCTCTGCATTGGAGTCCAATTCGCTTACAGTTTTATAATCAATATAAGAAGCTTCCAGCGAAATTTTGGGAGTATTCAGTTCTGAAAATTTTGGAGAAGCGTTCGTAGATGTAAAAAAAAGACCCCCTGAAGCAATGAATCCCCCTATCGCTAATACAGAAATACCCAGCTTTATTTTTTTATTAAAAGTCATAACAGTACCCCTTTTCCCAAATTAGTAATTACGCTAATTAGTTTCCCCACTTAGCAATTAAGGATTGCTTGTCATAGGATTGAACACCGATAGACTGGATACCTTGTTTCATAACAGAGCTGCTAGAAGTTGATGGATGTGCTTGAGATAACGTATGACCAACCTCATGGGTTGCATTGGAGGTTTTTTGTACGGAGTTCATACCATAAGCCTGCATCTGGTTGTGATAAATCACCACTGTGGCATATGCCCATTTATCGCTTACTCCCGCTACACCACCAGTTGTTTTATACGGAGTTGTCAATCCCAATAAACCCGAAGTGGCTGTAGAACCGACATAATATCTATCTGGGTTCCCACTCGTCGATGTCGTTTTACCAATGTTTACTGATCCAGATGCAGCGTTCCAATCGGAACGTGCGGTATCATAGGCACCAGTATAGCCATTTTTAGAAACCGAGGAGTCATAATATGCATTAAAATTGGCAGAGCTTCTTCCCCCGGTAAAGCTAGTAGCAAAAGAAATAGAACTAATAGAAATCA
This DNA window, taken from Paenibacillus kribbensis, encodes the following:
- a CDS encoding helix-turn-helix domain-containing protein, producing MKITLTIRAELEQYLKHKGLSMTEFGHIVGLNVGTVSSIVTGNRVLSVNQLDRITTGMELPPDYLYERFIEECIKEEPLNWRRISPFLYRCVELDRLDCLQRVVFLLLDNPKYLPSLFEVAENVYKDGYNEAAAFLYENVAVSEKNQHSDNFAVCQYRLFTIRIGDDQEKNYDAAVQFEPYVERLDEIDQLEALKDLANTYRSLRKWDKLELFAKAMGDKAKIQYKLEQQRYHVNKDNSKKPNFPLFAYWAFSHLLRAEACEGRKDYEQALQHTYAYADLSWVNATDETALKWKRQYEDWAVVNTFLIKLLSGDKSVLPNYVNYISSRKDEVLPALDIILRAANRYHFDVDVILKQFEGEIASFLEQKKVEGLYTQRFTTERYTHFSRELAIYLLRKGRFSDGFAFLFSCLERSAEANNKIQAIRCMRLFTHFKEHASAHTKAVYGNLIKVVNEDEE